Proteins encoded in a region of the Populus nigra chromosome 3, ddPopNigr1.1, whole genome shotgun sequence genome:
- the LOC133690017 gene encoding F-box protein At2g02240-like isoform X2 produces the protein MSLNELPEGCIANALSFTTPQDVGRLSAVSPMFMSASVSDVVWERFLPRDLESILSTSHDGSRLLASAASRKELYFSLCENPVLVDNGRKSFSLEKKSGKKCYRLSARDLLITWGDTPEYWKWNSDPTSRFPEVAELISVCWLEIRGKINTSMLSPATLYTAYLVLKLSIDTYYYGLDDQPVAVAMKLDGEESYTRTVSWSAERRWGQVSRNARRPFSLFSFSRRRSVSTGESDGHYPQERGDGWLEIELGARGASPSS, from the exons ATGTCTTTGAATGAGCTACCAGAAGGGTGCATAGCTAATGCACTGTCGTTTACAACTCCTCAGGACGTTGGCCGGCTCTCGGCTGTCTCTCCCATGTTCATGTCGGCCTCCGTATCCGATGTTGTTTGGGAGAGGTTCCTTCCTAGGGATCTTGAATCTATTCTATCCACCTCCCATGATGGTTCTCGCCTGTTGGCATCTGCGGCTTCCAGAAAGGAACTGTATTTTAGCCTCTGTGAGAATCCAGTGCTTGTTGATAATGGGAGAAAg AGCTTTTCATTGGAAAAAAAGAGTGGGAAGAAATGTTACAGGCTTTCTGCAAGGGACCTCTTGATTACATGGGGTGATACTCCTGAGTATTGGAAGTGGAATTCTGACCCCACAtctag ATTTCCAGAAGTAGCTGAGCTTATTTCGGTGTGCTGGCTTGAAATTCGCGGCAAAATCAATACTAGCATGCTATCACCCGCAACGTTGTACACAGCATACCTTGTGTTAAAGCTTTCCATAGACACTTACTATTATGGATTGGATGACCAGCCAGTTGCGGTTGCAATGAAACTGGATGGAGAAGAAAGTTATACACGGACTGTTAGCTGGAGTGCAGAAAGAAGGTGGGGGCAGGTATCCCGTAATGCAAGACGGCCGTTTTCTTTATTTAGCTTTAGTCGCAGAAGATCTGTATCTACTGGAGAAAGTGATGGACATTATCCACAGGAAAGAGGAGATGGGTGGTTGGAGATTGAATTAG GTGCAAGAGGAGCTAGTCCAAGCAGTTAA
- the LOC133690017 gene encoding F-box protein PP2-B11-like isoform X1: MSLNELPEGCIANALSFTTPQDVGRLSAVSPMFMSASVSDVVWERFLPRDLESILSTSHDGSRLLASAASRKELYFSLCENPVLVDNGRKSFSLEKKSGKKCYRLSARDLLITWGDTPEYWKWNSDPTSRFPEVAELISVCWLEIRGKINTSMLSPATLYTAYLVLKLSIDTYYYGLDDQPVAVAMKLDGEESYTRTVSWSAERRWGQVSRNARRPFSLFSFSRRRSVSTGESDGHYPQERGDGWLEIELGEFFTKEGKDGELEIRVFDGTSHWKRGLIVEGIEIRPKQGARGASPSS; the protein is encoded by the exons ATGTCTTTGAATGAGCTACCAGAAGGGTGCATAGCTAATGCACTGTCGTTTACAACTCCTCAGGACGTTGGCCGGCTCTCGGCTGTCTCTCCCATGTTCATGTCGGCCTCCGTATCCGATGTTGTTTGGGAGAGGTTCCTTCCTAGGGATCTTGAATCTATTCTATCCACCTCCCATGATGGTTCTCGCCTGTTGGCATCTGCGGCTTCCAGAAAGGAACTGTATTTTAGCCTCTGTGAGAATCCAGTGCTTGTTGATAATGGGAGAAAg AGCTTTTCATTGGAAAAAAAGAGTGGGAAGAAATGTTACAGGCTTTCTGCAAGGGACCTCTTGATTACATGGGGTGATACTCCTGAGTATTGGAAGTGGAATTCTGACCCCACAtctag ATTTCCAGAAGTAGCTGAGCTTATTTCGGTGTGCTGGCTTGAAATTCGCGGCAAAATCAATACTAGCATGCTATCACCCGCAACGTTGTACACAGCATACCTTGTGTTAAAGCTTTCCATAGACACTTACTATTATGGATTGGATGACCAGCCAGTTGCGGTTGCAATGAAACTGGATGGAGAAGAAAGTTATACACGGACTGTTAGCTGGAGTGCAGAAAGAAGGTGGGGGCAGGTATCCCGTAATGCAAGACGGCCGTTTTCTTTATTTAGCTTTAGTCGCAGAAGATCTGTATCTACTGGAGAAAGTGATGGACATTATCCACAGGAAAGAGGAGATGGGTGGTTGGAGATTGAATTAGGTGAGTTCTTTACCAAGGAAGGGAAAGATGGAGAGCTGGAAATTAGAGTTTTTGATGGCACTAGTCATTGGAAACGTGGGCTGATTGTTGAAGGGATCGAGATTAGACCAAAACAGG GTGCAAGAGGAGCTAGTCCAAGCAGTTAA